Proteins encoded together in one Orrella marina window:
- the holA gene encoding DNA polymerase III subunit delta yields the protein MRRTQPAATPEATLARIKQLPGLIVITGDEPLLVMEAADSLRERAREEGFTDRHSFVMDARSDWQQISLAAGAGSLFGDRQLIEITMPSAKPGKTGGQAISNLAKTHSSSVVQDALLVFKLPELDRQSRETVWCKDLLSNALVLECAAIPRAALPQWIETRLDRQHQTTDRDTLSWMADHVEGNLLAAHQEVLKLGLLYPEGNLSQEQVQTAVMNVARYDVMALRDAAIDGQAARALRILEGLKAEGTPTPLVLWALSDEIRNLARVYEKTRQGLRAQEAMKSLRIFGVREQRLSRLMDRLGSPLVDSLLSHAHDVDRLGKGIPVQGRLDDVWQEMSRLTLRLATSRSR from the coding sequence ATGCGAAGAACTCAGCCTGCAGCCACGCCCGAGGCAACCTTGGCCAGAATCAAGCAGCTACCCGGCCTGATCGTGATCACTGGAGACGAGCCGCTGCTGGTCATGGAGGCAGCTGATAGCCTGCGTGAACGTGCCCGCGAGGAGGGCTTTACCGACCGTCACAGCTTCGTGATGGACGCCCGCAGTGACTGGCAGCAGATTTCACTCGCAGCGGGTGCTGGCTCGCTGTTTGGTGACCGACAGTTGATCGAAATCACCATGCCAAGTGCCAAGCCCGGCAAAACAGGCGGCCAGGCCATCAGCAATCTCGCCAAGACGCACAGTTCGTCTGTCGTACAGGACGCCTTGCTTGTATTCAAGCTGCCAGAGCTTGACCGACAAAGTCGAGAAACAGTCTGGTGCAAGGACCTTCTATCGAACGCGCTTGTGCTCGAGTGTGCAGCCATCCCCAGAGCCGCCCTGCCCCAGTGGATCGAAACACGTCTGGATCGTCAGCACCAAACGACAGATCGCGACACTCTTTCCTGGATGGCTGACCACGTTGAAGGCAATCTGCTGGCAGCACACCAGGAGGTACTTAAGCTCGGTCTGCTTTATCCCGAGGGCAATCTCAGTCAAGAACAAGTTCAGACGGCAGTCATGAACGTCGCGCGCTATGACGTGATGGCACTACGCGACGCAGCCATAGACGGACAGGCAGCCAGGGCTTTGCGTATTCTTGAAGGACTAAAGGCAGAAGGAACGCCTACTCCACTCGTTTTGTGGGCTCTGAGCGATGAGATCCGAAATCTCGCTCGCGTATACGAGAAAACACGTCAAGGCTTGCGAGCGCAGGAGGCCATGAAATCCCTGCGGATTTTTGGTGTCAGAGAGCAGCGACTGTCTCGACTGATGGATAGACTCGGTTCTCCACTGGTTGACAGCCTTCTGTCGCATGCTCATGACGTTGACCGTCTTGGCAAGGGCATACCCGTTCAAGGACGTCTTGATGATGTATGGCAAGAGATGTCCAGACTGACGCTTCGACTTGCCACCAGCCGATCACGCTAA
- a CDS encoding glutamate-5-semialdehyde dehydrogenase: MNSLEQSILAIGQQARAAGRLMMKASDQQKADALLAMADALDTSRPELIQANAKDLHRARERNLDAPLLDRLTLSEKTLIGMAQSLRQIAAMPDPVGSLGPTQVRPNGMRIAQMRVPLGVVGIIYESRPNVTIDAAALCVKSGNATILRGGSEAINSNMALAEIISAGLRNAGLPGQAVQLIPTTDRDAVGYLVTMTEYVDVIVPRGGKSLITRLSEQARVPMIKHLDGNCHVYIDSAADLDKAHDIALNAKTYRYGICGAMETLLVHRTVASTILPKLADSFTMKGVELRGCPETLVILPDATPASDSDWAEEYLAPILAIRIVDSIDQAIEHIARWGSGHTDSIVTQDVDAASRFEREVDSSSVYVNLPTCFADGFEYGLGAEIGISTNRLHARGPVGLEGLTTQKWVLRGNAQLRG, from the coding sequence ATGAACTCACTCGAACAATCTATTCTTGCAATCGGACAGCAGGCTCGTGCAGCCGGCCGACTCATGATGAAAGCGTCTGACCAGCAAAAAGCAGACGCTTTGCTGGCCATGGCGGACGCACTAGACACATCACGCCCTGAACTGATACAGGCCAATGCGAAGGACTTGCATCGAGCCCGGGAGCGCAACCTGGACGCCCCATTGCTCGACAGGTTGACCCTCTCTGAAAAGACACTTATCGGTATGGCGCAAAGCCTGCGACAGATTGCGGCGATGCCTGATCCAGTCGGAAGTCTGGGTCCGACTCAGGTTCGTCCCAATGGCATGCGGATTGCACAGATGCGGGTTCCACTCGGTGTCGTTGGCATCATTTACGAGTCAAGGCCAAACGTCACGATCGACGCTGCAGCGCTGTGCGTAAAGTCTGGCAATGCGACCATTCTCAGAGGCGGCAGCGAAGCGATCAACAGCAACATGGCGCTGGCGGAGATCATCTCGGCCGGGCTCAGGAATGCCGGCCTGCCCGGGCAGGCCGTTCAGCTGATTCCGACGACCGATCGGGACGCAGTCGGTTACCTCGTCACCATGACCGAATATGTTGACGTGATTGTTCCGCGTGGCGGCAAAAGTCTGATCACCCGGCTTTCGGAACAGGCGCGTGTTCCCATGATCAAGCATCTTGACGGCAATTGCCATGTTTACATTGACTCTGCTGCCGACCTCGACAAGGCTCACGACATCGCCTTGAACGCAAAAACCTACCGTTACGGGATCTGCGGCGCCATGGAAACCTTGCTGGTTCACCGGACAGTCGCCAGTACGATCCTACCGAAGCTTGCCGATTCCTTTACTATGAAGGGCGTCGAACTCAGGGGCTGTCCTGAAACGCTTGTCATACTGCCTGACGCCACGCCAGCCTCGGATAGTGACTGGGCTGAGGAGTACCTGGCCCCGATACTGGCGATCCGCATCGTCGACTCCATTGACCAGGCAATCGAACATATCGCCCGGTGGGGCTCTGGCCACACAGACTCAATTGTGACTCAGGATGTGGATGCCGCGAGCCGGTTCGAGCGAGAGGTCGATTCCAGCTCTGTCTATGTGAATCTGCCTACCTGCTTTGCGGATGGCTTTGAATACGGTCTTGGCGCCGAGATCGGGATCAGCACCAATCGTCTGCATGCCCGCGGTCCTGTCGGACTAGAAGGGCTCACAACCCAGAAATGGGTGTTACGCGGCAACGCGCAACTGAGAGGCTGA
- a CDS encoding CopD family protein, with translation MLWVKTLHIVFIASWFAGLFYLPRIYVNLAQAKDAASRDTLLGMARRLYRFMTILAIPAVVLGLWLYLGYGIGLGAGNGWMHAKLALVAVLLIYHGICKHYLNQFEAGTVRHSHVFFRWFNEVPVLLMLAVTALVVIKPF, from the coding sequence ATGCTTTGGGTCAAGACGCTCCACATCGTGTTCATTGCATCCTGGTTTGCAGGACTTTTTTACCTGCCCAGGATCTACGTCAACCTTGCTCAAGCCAAAGATGCCGCGTCTCGCGACACCTTGCTCGGCATGGCACGGCGTCTGTACCGTTTCATGACCATCCTGGCCATTCCGGCAGTTGTACTCGGACTATGGCTTTACCTTGGATATGGGATTGGGCTTGGGGCCGGCAACGGCTGGATGCATGCCAAACTGGCACTGGTAGCTGTCCTGCTGATCTACCATGGGATATGCAAACATTACCTGAATCAGTTTGAAGCCGGCACTGTTCGCCATTCGCATGTGTTTTTTCGGTGGTTCAATGAGGTACCGGTATTACTGATGCTGGCCGTCACGGCTCTGGTCGTGATCAAACCCTTTTAA
- a CDS encoding THUMP domain-containing class I SAM-dependent RNA methyltransferase produces the protein MSDSDQKPPSSTKTLTIKRSGGNESTRDPGLSAKRNATGARAHRLARLKVEKQKTERHEQPAEPSEQRRPPRSPGAVRPAGRDAGPARQKSSAPRNRPDNNNAPRTRPEHLRHGRPSDERRPDRSVHTGNTHTNEPQAVSRRQARAQPDRNPYEGLHRAFASCPRGLEEVLAAELNSIGLKAVRAGRAGVHFEGEWISIQKANLYSRLATRILVEVAQRPVNQESDIADLARATRWESWFGPDHTLRVDTSAINSPMKSLQFCNLLVKDGICDRLRDIEGARPSIDTVRPDARVHLFLSDTTATLYLDTSGESLFKRGWRFDKGQAPIRENLAAGLLALTGWKPGTPLLDPFCGSATILIEAAWMALDIAPGINRPFAFERLRHHDALQWQSLRREASDRILTETTAPIIGFEISSETLEMARRNLTRARVPANVVNLLHADACQEECPVAPGLILTNPPYGIRLEAEKDLMTLWASHLKQAYAGWQVGVISADLELPSAMRLKPRRRVPVFNGALDCRLFLFDLVSGGYQK, from the coding sequence ATGTCAGACTCAGACCAGAAGCCACCATCCAGCACTAAGACACTGACCATCAAACGATCTGGTGGCAACGAATCAACACGCGACCCAGGCCTCTCGGCCAAACGAAATGCAACTGGCGCCCGGGCGCACCGGCTTGCGCGCCTGAAGGTCGAAAAGCAGAAGACAGAACGACATGAACAACCCGCAGAACCTTCTGAACAAAGACGCCCACCCCGCTCGCCTGGCGCAGTCCGTCCTGCTGGCCGAGATGCGGGTCCGGCACGCCAGAAAAGCAGTGCTCCTCGCAATCGACCCGACAACAACAATGCCCCCAGGACTCGACCCGAACACCTTCGCCACGGACGCCCGTCCGACGAACGCAGGCCGGATAGATCGGTGCACACCGGCAATACCCATACTAACGAGCCACAAGCGGTCTCCCGCAGACAAGCCCGTGCGCAGCCGGACCGCAATCCATATGAAGGCTTGCACAGAGCGTTTGCATCCTGTCCTCGCGGTCTTGAGGAGGTCCTGGCAGCCGAACTAAACAGCATTGGACTCAAAGCAGTTCGTGCAGGCCGTGCAGGTGTCCATTTCGAGGGAGAGTGGATCAGCATCCAGAAGGCCAATCTTTACAGCCGCCTGGCGACCCGTATCCTGGTTGAGGTCGCCCAACGTCCTGTCAATCAAGAGTCCGATATTGCGGACCTTGCAAGGGCAACTCGCTGGGAGTCCTGGTTCGGTCCGGATCACACTCTGCGCGTCGACACATCAGCCATCAATAGTCCCATGAAAAGCCTGCAGTTCTGCAATCTGCTGGTGAAAGACGGTATTTGTGACAGACTCAGAGATATCGAAGGCGCCCGCCCCAGTATCGATACAGTCAGGCCTGATGCGCGCGTGCACCTTTTTCTATCAGACACCACAGCAACACTGTATCTTGACACATCCGGCGAGTCGCTTTTCAAGCGGGGATGGCGATTCGACAAAGGACAGGCGCCCATTCGTGAGAACCTCGCAGCAGGTCTTCTGGCGCTCACGGGATGGAAACCTGGCACACCACTGCTGGATCCATTTTGCGGTAGCGCAACTATCCTGATCGAAGCCGCGTGGATGGCACTGGACATCGCACCTGGCATCAATCGCCCGTTCGCCTTCGAGCGTCTACGACACCACGATGCCTTGCAATGGCAGTCGCTGCGACGAGAGGCCTCAGACCGGATCCTGACAGAAACAACGGCACCGATCATTGGCTTTGAGATCAGTTCTGAAACACTTGAGATGGCCCGGCGTAACCTGACTCGAGCGCGAGTACCGGCCAACGTTGTCAACCTGCTACATGCTGATGCGTGTCAGGAAGAGTGCCCAGTTGCGCCCGGACTGATCCTGACCAACCCCCCGTACGGCATCCGGCTTGAAGCAGAAAAGGACTTGATGACTCTCTGGGCCAGTCATCTGAAACAAGCTTATGCTGGCTGGCAAGTCGGCGTCATCAGTGCCGATCTCGAACTGCCGTCGGCAATGCGCTTAAAACCAAGGCGGCGAGTTCCCGTCTTTAACGGTGCGCTCGACTGTCGGCTGTTCCTGTTCGATCTTGTGAGCGGTGGTTACCAGAAATAA
- a CDS encoding RDD family protein: protein MSLSVPSPSHTLPEASRGKRFASMMYEGVLLFAVVFIADYLFDALTQSRHGLTLRLERQVILFLAIGVYFFICWRAGGQTLPMKAWHIKLVSQDTSRPSAVQLVGRYMASWIVPLVGMAMIHAVVLSTGLRAIYLFAVGAPFLIFIPTWFRRDGQFLHDVICGTRIVDIRQAIGA, encoded by the coding sequence ATGTCTCTTTCAGTTCCCTCCCCTAGTCATACCCTTCCGGAAGCATCGCGCGGCAAGCGTTTCGCCAGCATGATGTACGAAGGCGTTCTGCTATTTGCAGTCGTTTTCATTGCCGATTACCTGTTTGATGCACTGACGCAAAGTCGGCACGGCCTGACACTCAGGCTTGAAAGACAGGTCATCCTCTTTCTGGCAATTGGAGTCTATTTCTTCATCTGCTGGCGTGCGGGTGGACAGACATTACCGATGAAAGCCTGGCATATCAAACTGGTCAGCCAGGATACGAGCAGACCATCAGCTGTTCAGCTTGTTGGACGCTACATGGCAAGCTGGATTGTGCCGCTAGTCGGAATGGCCATGATTCACGCAGTCGTTTTAAGCACGGGATTACGGGCCATTTACCTGTTTGCAGTCGGTGCACCATTTCTGATTTTCATTCCAACCTGGTTTCGTCGGGACGGCCAGTTCCTTCATGACGTCATTTGTGGCACTCGCATCGTAGATATCCGCCAGGCGATAGGTGCTTAA
- a CDS encoding class I adenylate-forming enzyme family protein yields MTDLYRPLRDEFAWHVPRFINIADRCCQQWAEEHSHSKSVAIEIIGPDGYAQRSTFQELAETSCRLANGLERMGAKPGDRVAVIMRDRVEALAVMMACWLKQCIVVALPTTEHGDVMTQRVRQSRCRIVFTDDSEPDKVFSALQRCTRVQQIVGLSVEAENAMSWSGLLSRQPDAYRVEPTRSQQPALLAWPTRSSSAYPPQTAFLVAHQALIGNLTGFVSANNWFPKDATGMQSSVSMMSEAGLFGVILPSLYFGVGVRLQPTLPHSFEALSQGALKISHINTTSGMLCQWLRRSPVSAEFNLKGLSVFGELLNGYWRDLASNRFGIQPNLVTFVPGCGLLWGDSHPMWPTDPDKAGRVFPGHKLVERSAGLSGPGTSVCKEIYACRSDHTGDPDPAIYVGVWPLKDPADVHEPIDMVPEHPCGLVGELKEDGSVHLAGWSDDLLLTGSAALHPLAIEQAVMSIDEVMMAAAIHPPSRKPASDVAEIWIVLELDSATSISSAQRTGLRNRILEVIRGMVGNSRVRLGISQRISIDTSGHPRRDLLRVRHGLSGVQPLSA; encoded by the coding sequence ATGACTGATCTGTACCGCCCCCTGAGAGACGAATTCGCCTGGCACGTGCCAAGGTTCATCAACATTGCCGATCGTTGCTGCCAGCAATGGGCGGAGGAACACTCTCACTCCAAATCAGTAGCTATCGAGATTATCGGACCTGATGGCTACGCACAGCGATCGACCTTTCAGGAGCTTGCTGAAACCAGCTGTCGACTCGCCAATGGCCTTGAAAGAATGGGAGCCAAGCCTGGAGATCGCGTTGCAGTCATCATGCGTGACAGGGTCGAAGCACTTGCAGTCATGATGGCCTGTTGGCTCAAACAATGTATTGTGGTCGCCTTGCCGACCACGGAGCATGGTGACGTCATGACGCAACGTGTGCGTCAGTCACGATGCCGCATCGTCTTTACGGATGACAGTGAACCTGACAAGGTATTCTCGGCGTTGCAACGGTGCACTCGCGTCCAGCAGATCGTCGGTCTGTCGGTTGAAGCTGAAAACGCCATGTCCTGGTCTGGACTGCTTTCGAGACAGCCAGACGCTTACCGAGTCGAGCCGACGCGATCTCAACAACCAGCCCTGCTGGCCTGGCCCACGCGTTCTTCAAGCGCATATCCGCCGCAAACCGCGTTTCTGGTGGCCCATCAGGCATTGATCGGCAATCTGACAGGATTCGTGTCCGCCAATAACTGGTTCCCCAAAGACGCGACTGGAATGCAGTCATCGGTCTCGATGATGTCTGAGGCTGGTTTGTTCGGTGTCATTCTCCCATCCCTGTATTTTGGAGTGGGTGTCAGACTGCAACCAACACTTCCTCACAGTTTCGAGGCACTGTCCCAGGGAGCGCTGAAGATCTCGCACATCAATACAACCTCGGGCATGCTGTGCCAATGGTTGCGCCGCTCACCTGTCTCGGCTGAATTCAATCTCAAGGGACTCTCCGTCTTTGGAGAATTGCTCAACGGTTACTGGCGAGATCTTGCAAGCAACCGTTTTGGCATTCAACCGAATCTCGTAACGTTTGTCCCCGGATGCGGATTATTGTGGGGAGATAGCCATCCCATGTGGCCGACTGATCCCGACAAAGCTGGCAGGGTCTTTCCCGGACATAAACTCGTTGAACGTTCGGCTGGTCTGTCAGGGCCAGGGACCAGCGTCTGCAAGGAGATTTATGCGTGTCGCTCAGATCATACGGGAGATCCGGATCCAGCCATCTATGTGGGAGTCTGGCCATTAAAGGACCCGGCCGATGTTCATGAACCCATCGACATGGTTCCAGAGCATCCATGCGGTCTGGTTGGTGAGCTCAAAGAGGATGGATCGGTTCATCTAGCAGGCTGGTCCGATGATCTGCTGCTCACAGGATCCGCAGCACTCCACCCTCTTGCTATCGAACAGGCGGTGATGTCGATTGATGAGGTCATGATGGCTGCCGCCATTCATCCGCCAAGTCGCAAACCTGCCTCCGATGTTGCAGAGATCTGGATTGTTCTCGAGCTTGATAGCGCGACCAGCATTTCGTCTGCTCAGCGCACCGGACTGCGTAATCGTATACTGGAGGTCATTCGAGGCATGGTCGGCAACAGTCGTGTCAGACTCGGCATCTCGCAACGCATTTCGATCGACACCAGCGGACACCCAAGGCGTGACCTGCTACGTGTCCGACATGGGCTCAGTGGAGTCCAGCCGTTGTCAGCATGA
- a CDS encoding gamma carbonic anhydrase family protein, which produces MASYQIDDLAPQIDPTAWVFDNAVLIGDVRLAAGASVWPGVTIRGDNAPITVGKGSNIQEGSVLHVDTGVPLTIEDHVTVGHQAMLHGCTIRSGSLIGMQAIILNHAVIGKNCLIGAGAIVPEGREIPEGSLVVGVGKILRTLSEEEIEQMHRNNTTYEERAKRYAKILKRVD; this is translated from the coding sequence ATGGCTTCATATCAGATTGATGATCTTGCTCCCCAGATCGATCCTACCGCCTGGGTTTTTGATAATGCGGTGCTGATCGGCGATGTCCGCCTTGCTGCAGGTGCAAGCGTCTGGCCAGGTGTGACCATCCGGGGTGATAACGCCCCCATCACCGTAGGAAAGGGTAGCAACATCCAGGAAGGTAGTGTTTTGCACGTTGACACCGGGGTGCCGCTAACCATCGAAGATCACGTCACCGTCGGTCACCAGGCCATGCTGCATGGTTGCACAATTCGCAGTGGGTCACTGATCGGCATGCAGGCCATCATTTTGAATCATGCTGTCATCGGCAAAAACTGTCTGATTGGCGCAGGAGCGATCGTTCCGGAAGGACGTGAGATACCTGAGGGCAGCCTTGTCGTCGGTGTTGGGAAGATTCTCAGAACGCTATCTGAAGAAGAAATCGAGCAGATGCACCGTAACAACACCACCTACGAAGAGCGTGCGAAGCGATACGCCAAGATACTCAAGCGGGTTGACTGA
- the hslO gene encoding Hsp33 family molecular chaperone HslO, protein MSEQSSSDQLKKFLLDDRSARVSAVEMEHVWHEATHRHQYPLAVQELLGELMCAAALLASNLKFEGALLLQLQGNGPIRLIVVECRSDMSMRATVKLGSGEIGVQTGLGALINPDGDGRFSVILNPPKDAPNLHPYQGIVSLESESVGKAIEQYMQQSEQLSTRLWLSVTPERISGLMLQKLPVTGGTSGTSQDQADSSWEHARMVCETVTSSEMASVPTDTLLERLFWERPVFNLESRTVHWHCGCTRDRVASMLQSLGQSEVQDIVQNEGQVEVTCEFCGEKYAFNQQDATNIFLDPDNPLDSTTTLH, encoded by the coding sequence ATGAGTGAACAGTCATCATCCGATCAACTGAAAAAGTTTCTGCTCGACGATCGCAGTGCGCGTGTCAGTGCGGTCGAAATGGAGCACGTCTGGCATGAAGCGACCCATCGGCACCAATACCCGCTCGCCGTTCAGGAACTACTCGGGGAGTTGATGTGTGCGGCGGCCTTACTGGCGTCGAATCTGAAATTTGAGGGTGCCTTACTGCTGCAATTGCAAGGGAATGGCCCCATCAGGCTGATCGTTGTCGAATGCCGTTCCGACATGTCTATGCGGGCAACGGTCAAGCTCGGTAGTGGGGAGATCGGAGTACAGACCGGATTAGGTGCTTTGATCAACCCGGACGGTGATGGCCGATTTTCCGTGATTCTCAATCCCCCCAAGGACGCACCCAATCTGCACCCTTATCAGGGGATTGTGTCGCTTGAGTCTGAGAGTGTTGGAAAAGCCATCGAGCAGTACATGCAGCAATCAGAACAGCTCTCCACCAGGTTGTGGCTATCTGTCACACCTGAGCGTATTAGTGGACTGATGCTTCAGAAACTACCAGTTACCGGCGGCACATCCGGAACCAGTCAGGACCAGGCCGACTCGTCCTGGGAACACGCTCGAATGGTCTGTGAGACGGTCACTTCGTCCGAAATGGCGTCTGTTCCAACCGACACACTTCTGGAACGCCTGTTCTGGGAGCGACCGGTGTTTAACCTTGAGTCCAGAACCGTTCACTGGCATTGCGGATGTACGCGCGATCGAGTAGCGTCAATGTTGCAATCACTTGGCCAGAGTGAAGTGCAAGATATCGTTCAGAACGAAGGACAGGTCGAGGTGACATGCGAATTCTGTGGCGAGAAATATGCGTTTAATCAACAAGACGCCACAAACATTTTCCTGGACCCCGACAACCCTTTGGACAGCACGACCACGCTCCACTGA
- a CDS encoding pilus assembly protein, translating to MIWLSQRHLAFNRASGQASVEWLIAASAVVTLLWLVIEATQWFTLHHFLLLNAQRAAEHAATQGGRPLVAHQYLFRNLKPDSLRLGQVCVLDHVEDLLADFKDPNLSRQAGQDVIRHSHIAAQHQRNQAKGWQNGVGPRSDKTIAQANLLNLSVTAYQPVTLLWLRPIIGREIRLKVVVQTVMQSSREKIDWPCAGY from the coding sequence ATGATTTGGCTTTCTCAAAGACACCTCGCTTTTAATCGAGCTTCAGGTCAGGCATCTGTCGAGTGGCTCATTGCTGCCTCGGCAGTGGTCACCCTGCTCTGGCTCGTGATTGAAGCGACGCAATGGTTCACGCTACACCATTTTCTGTTGCTAAACGCCCAGAGGGCCGCTGAGCACGCCGCGACACAGGGTGGACGACCGCTCGTTGCCCATCAGTATCTCTTCCGAAATCTGAAGCCAGACTCACTGCGCCTGGGCCAGGTGTGTGTTCTGGACCATGTGGAGGATCTACTGGCGGACTTCAAAGACCCAAATCTGAGTCGTCAGGCAGGTCAGGATGTCATTCGCCACAGTCACATTGCGGCCCAGCATCAAAGAAACCAGGCAAAAGGCTGGCAAAACGGCGTAGGACCAAGATCAGATAAAACAATCGCTCAGGCAAACTTGCTCAACCTGAGCGTCACGGCATACCAGCCTGTCACCCTGCTCTGGCTACGGCCTATTATTGGACGTGAGATCCGCTTGAAGGTCGTGGTACAAACTGTCATGCAAAGCAGCCGAGAGAAAATCGACTGGCCTTGCGCTGGCTACTGA
- the ftsB gene encoding cell division protein FtsB: MRLLFTGLLVLFLLIQYPLWMGRGGWFEVMDMRDEIAQQRLTNDGLRARNEAMQAEVEDLRTGTEAAEERARADLGLMHRSEVFVQILPNDNGAQTPARP, encoded by the coding sequence ATGCGACTCCTCTTTACGGGCTTGCTGGTTCTGTTTCTACTGATCCAGTATCCACTGTGGATGGGTCGCGGTGGATGGTTTGAGGTCATGGACATGCGTGATGAAATTGCCCAGCAGCGTCTGACCAATGATGGCCTCAGAGCACGGAATGAAGCGATGCAGGCAGAAGTGGAGGATCTTCGTACGGGAACCGAGGCTGCAGAGGAACGAGCCCGTGCGGATCTCGGCTTGATGCATCGTAGTGAGGTATTTGTGCAGATTTTGCCGAATGATAATGGTGCACAGACTCCTGCTAGACCGTAA
- the eno gene encoding phosphopyruvate hydratase: MSAIVDIIGREILDSRGNPTVECDVLLESGAMGRAAVPSGASTGAREAIELRDGDKSRYLGKGVLKAVENVNTDISEALMGLDAQEQSFIDRALIELDGTESKERLGANAILAASMAVARAAAEESGLSLYRYFGGSGPMSMPVPMMNVINGGAHANNSLDMQEFMILPIGATSFRHALQMGAETFHALKKLIDAQGMSTAVGDEGGFAPNVANHEAAIELILKAIEQAGYEPGTQIALGLDCAASEFYRDGKYQLAGEGNLSLTSSDFANLLATWCDKYPIISIEDGMSENDWEGWKTLTDLLGKKVQLVGDDLFVTNTKILKQGIDQGVANSILIKINQIGTLTETFAAIEMAKRASYTAVVSHRSGETEDSTIADIAVATNAMQIKTGSMSRSDRMAKYNQLLRIEEELAEVASYPGRDAFYNLR, from the coding sequence ATGAGCGCAATTGTTGACATTATTGGTCGCGAAATTCTCGACTCTCGCGGCAACCCGACGGTTGAGTGTGATGTATTGCTTGAATCGGGTGCTATGGGTCGCGCTGCTGTTCCTTCCGGTGCCTCAACTGGAGCGCGCGAGGCGATCGAGTTACGTGATGGTGACAAGTCACGCTACCTTGGAAAAGGTGTGTTAAAGGCTGTCGAGAATGTGAATACCGATATTTCCGAGGCGTTGATGGGACTCGACGCACAGGAGCAGAGTTTCATCGACCGGGCACTCATTGAGCTCGACGGTACAGAAAGTAAAGAGCGTCTGGGGGCCAACGCCATTCTCGCAGCCAGCATGGCGGTCGCTCGCGCAGCCGCTGAAGAGTCAGGGCTGTCACTGTATCGCTACTTTGGTGGCAGTGGCCCCATGAGCATGCCGGTTCCGATGATGAACGTTATCAACGGCGGTGCACATGCCAATAACTCTCTGGATATGCAGGAGTTCATGATTCTGCCCATCGGTGCGACCTCGTTCCGCCATGCCCTGCAGATGGGTGCCGAGACCTTTCATGCGCTCAAGAAGCTGATCGATGCGCAAGGCATGTCAACTGCAGTGGGTGACGAGGGTGGTTTTGCGCCAAATGTGGCAAATCATGAGGCCGCGATCGAGCTCATCCTGAAGGCGATTGAGCAGGCTGGATATGAGCCAGGTACACAGATTGCGCTTGGACTGGATTGCGCGGCATCCGAGTTCTATCGTGACGGCAAGTACCAGCTCGCGGGTGAGGGTAACCTTTCACTGACATCCTCGGACTTCGCCAACTTGCTGGCCACCTGGTGCGACAAGTATCCGATCATCTCCATTGAAGACGGCATGTCGGAGAATGACTGGGAGGGCTGGAAGACGTTGACGGATCTTCTGGGCAAGAAGGTGCAACTGGTGGGCGATGACTTGTTTGTGACAAACACCAAGATTCTGAAACAGGGGATTGATCAAGGTGTCGCTAACTCAATACTGATCAAGATCAACCAGATCGGTACGCTGACAGAAACTTTTGCTGCAATCGAAATGGCCAAGCGCGCATCCTATACGGCCGTGGTTTCACACAGATCGGGAGAGACAGAAGACTCCACCATTGCTGATATTGCGGTTGCCACCAACGCGATGCAGATCAAGACGGGATCTATGTCACGTTCTGATCGTATGGCCAAGTACAACCAGTTGTTGCGCATTGAGGAAGAACTGGCTGAGGTGGCGTCTTATCCGGGACGCGACGCGTTCTATAACCTGCGCTAA